A window of the Virgibacillus pantothenticus genome harbors these coding sequences:
- the codA gene encoding cytosine deaminase — protein MIIKNATLRNKTGLWDIFITDKIITSISPANEEMQADDVLDVAGSFVLPPFIEPHIHLDTTLTAGEPQWNESGTLFEGIQRWSERKQSLTYEDVKKRAVKALKWQIAQGIQHVRTHVDVTDPKLTALRALLEVKEEMAKYVDLQLVAFPQEGVLSYPNGKELLEEALKLGADVVGGIPHFEFTREYGVDSLRTVFDLAEKYDRLVDIHCDEIDDEQSRFIEVVAKEAYERGLGSRVTASHTTAMGSYNDAYTYKLFRLLEISEINFVSNPLVNIHLQGRFDTYPKRRGLTRVKELLEAGMNVCFGHDDIFDPWYPLGTGNMLQVLHMGIHASQLLGYEQIVNSIDLITTNSAKTLNLEQEYGIEVGKPANLIVLDAENEYEAIRKQAVVTHSIRNGNMITKTTPSKTKINLGIEEHIHFTR, from the coding sequence TTGATTATAAAAAATGCTACATTACGTAACAAAACAGGATTATGGGATATTTTTATTACTGACAAAATAATTACTTCCATTTCACCAGCTAACGAGGAAATGCAGGCAGATGATGTTCTTGATGTTGCAGGTTCTTTCGTATTACCTCCATTTATTGAGCCACATATTCATCTTGATACAACGTTAACAGCTGGAGAACCACAATGGAATGAAAGTGGCACATTATTTGAAGGGATTCAACGTTGGTCAGAACGAAAACAATCGTTAACGTATGAAGATGTGAAGAAGAGAGCTGTGAAGGCTTTGAAATGGCAAATTGCTCAAGGCATCCAGCATGTTCGTACACATGTAGATGTAACCGATCCAAAGCTAACAGCGCTGCGTGCATTGCTGGAAGTGAAAGAAGAGATGGCGAAATATGTGGATTTGCAATTGGTTGCTTTCCCACAAGAAGGAGTTTTATCGTATCCAAATGGGAAGGAATTGCTGGAGGAAGCGCTAAAGCTAGGAGCAGATGTCGTAGGAGGGATCCCGCATTTTGAATTTACGAGAGAATATGGTGTGGATTCCTTACGAACTGTTTTTGATCTTGCGGAAAAATATGATCGATTGGTTGACATTCACTGTGATGAAATCGATGATGAACAGTCGCGATTTATCGAAGTAGTGGCAAAAGAAGCGTATGAGCGAGGACTAGGATCAAGAGTGACTGCTAGTCATACTACAGCAATGGGATCTTACAATGATGCCTATACTTATAAATTGTTCCGTTTATTAGAAATATCGGAGATCAATTTTGTTTCCAATCCACTTGTTAATATCCATTTACAAGGTCGTTTTGATACCTATCCAAAACGCCGGGGTCTAACTCGTGTGAAGGAATTATTGGAAGCGGGAATGAATGTGTGTTTTGGTCATGATGATATTTTTGATCCATGGTATCCTCTTGGCACAGGAAATATGCTCCAGGTACTTCATATGGGAATCCACGCCTCGCAATTATTAGGCTATGAGCAAATTGTTAATTCTATTGATCTGATTACAACAAACAGTGCCAAAACGCTGAACCTTGAACAGGAATATGGGATTGAGGTTGGAAAGCCAGCTAATTTAATTGTTTTGGATGCGGAAAATGAATATGAAGCGATTCGTAAGCAAGCTGTCGTCACTCATTCTATTCGCAATGGGAATATGATTACTAAAACAACACCGAGTAAAACAAAGATAAATTTAGGAATAGAAGAGCATATCCATTTTACGAGATGA
- a CDS encoding thiamine phosphate synthase — protein MQLYAVTNGKMEEAKLVDTIQVIAPFVDRIILREKQKSLQGYLAFVQKLIQAGVSREVLCIHNHVSAPALTEVNQLHLPENKASLIADMKKLSPSLQVGVSVHSLQAARHAERCGADYVMFGHVFATDSKPRINPRGVEQVKQLAHALTIPVIAIGGIKNNKICDLSGANISGIAVMSAIFSASSPQTAAMKLREEVRRIEATS, from the coding sequence ATGCAATTATATGCTGTAACGAACGGGAAGATGGAGGAAGCGAAATTAGTAGATACCATACAAGTGATTGCTCCGTTTGTAGATCGAATTATTTTAAGAGAGAAGCAGAAGTCATTACAGGGGTATCTAGCTTTTGTTCAAAAGTTGATACAGGCTGGTGTTTCGAGAGAAGTGCTTTGTATTCATAATCATGTTTCTGCCCCAGCTTTGACAGAAGTAAATCAGTTACATTTACCAGAAAATAAGGCCTCGTTAATAGCTGACATGAAAAAATTATCTCCCTCATTACAAGTGGGTGTGTCCGTTCATTCTTTGCAGGCTGCAAGGCATGCCGAACGATGTGGAGCCGATTATGTTATGTTTGGGCACGTTTTTGCAACAGATAGTAAACCGAGAATAAACCCTAGAGGGGTTGAGCAAGTAAAACAATTAGCTCATGCCCTTACGATACCAGTAATTGCAATTGGAGGAATTAAAAACAACAAAATATGTGACTTATCAGGCGCAAATATTTCCGGAATCGCTGTTATGTCAGCAATCTTTAGTGCTTCTAGTCCTCAAACTGCGGCAATGAAATTACGAGAGGAGGTAAGGCGAATTGAAGCAACATCATGA
- a CDS encoding SCO family protein — MKKYIGVAFLALAVFLTACGGAEEKIDPNMSEEVNDFTFTTQDNEKLSLEDLKGEYWIADFIFTNCTSVCLPMTSNLAKLQQKTADEDINIQFVSFSVDPEYDTPEVLKEYAKEYQANLDNWTFVTGYDFETIKEFSIKSFKSMVAPPPEGNDQVTHGTSFFLINPEGEVIKKYNGVLADSIDTIFDDLKELGL; from the coding sequence ATGAAAAAGTATATAGGGGTTGCTTTCCTCGCATTAGCTGTTTTTCTTACTGCTTGTGGTGGCGCAGAAGAGAAAATCGATCCAAATATGTCAGAAGAGGTAAACGATTTTACGTTCACGACACAAGATAATGAAAAACTATCCTTAGAAGATTTAAAGGGCGAATATTGGATTGCTGATTTTATCTTTACCAATTGTACATCGGTATGTTTGCCAATGACATCCAACTTGGCAAAATTACAGCAAAAGACGGCAGATGAAGACATAAATATTCAATTTGTCTCTTTTAGTGTCGACCCAGAATACGATACTCCTGAAGTATTAAAAGAATATGCCAAAGAATATCAAGCAAACTTGGATAACTGGACGTTTGTAACAGGCTATGATTTTGAAACTATTAAAGAATTTTCCATCAAATCATTTAAAAGCATGGTCGCTCCTCCACCTGAAGGAAATGACCAAGTAACACATGGAACCAGTTTCTTCTTAATCAATCCGGAAGGGGAAGTTATTAAAAAATACAACGGTGTACTAGCAGATAGTATTGATACCATTTTTGATGACTTAAAAGAATTAGGTTTATAG
- a CDS encoding DinB family protein has protein sequence MSKDLIEQFAFNRNMLFTELDKLDESLIDKQLEGLNNTVRWHIGHILTVAEQFLFGFPNQSKHLPETYISLFGNGTKPADWPEEVPSLKELRANLQEQFDRAMKLQPEYFATKLEKPFLGQDTIGGLTKVAVFHEAHHTGQLHTISLLTVKQA, from the coding sequence ATGAGTAAAGATTTAATCGAACAATTTGCGTTCAATCGCAACATGCTATTTACAGAACTGGATAAGCTCGATGAATCGCTTATCGACAAGCAGCTGGAAGGGTTGAATAATACAGTGCGCTGGCATATCGGACATATATTAACTGTGGCTGAACAGTTTTTATTTGGATTTCCAAACCAATCCAAGCATTTACCTGAAACGTATATTTCTTTATTTGGAAATGGAACAAAACCTGCTGATTGGCCAGAAGAAGTACCTAGTCTGAAAGAATTAAGGGCAAATCTGCAGGAACAATTCGACCGTGCTATGAAACTACAGCCTGAATATTTTGCAACGAAATTAGAAAAGCCTTTCCTAGGTCAAGATACAATTGGCGGGCTCACAAAAGTTGCCGTATTCCATGAAGCACATCATACAGGACAGCTACATACGATCAGCTTATTGACAGTAAAACAAGCATAA
- a CDS encoding acetamidase/formamidase family protein yields MKKIVRETFILSMSPTNKPVETIASGETVLFETYDCFSNEIKSDKDLFHTVGWDKINPATGPVFVKGASPGDTIKVDILDIKIAHQGVMSITPEMGALAGCFAQEKTKIISIKEGMAVFNETLQLPINPMIGVIGTAPLDEDVPTGTPKDHGGNMDCKRIRKGATLYLPVNVNGALLAMGDAHAVMGDGEVVICGLEIPAEITVKVTVIKGQPYPLPFLADDEYVMTIASSETLDEASKRATKNMHTFLVNEVKMEEHEAAMFLSLGADLKICQIVDPLMTARMELPTWVLEKYNYKLV; encoded by the coding sequence ATGAAAAAGATTGTTAGGGAAACTTTTATTTTATCCATGTCACCAACAAATAAGCCTGTAGAAACCATTGCTTCAGGGGAAACGGTGCTATTTGAAACGTATGATTGTTTTAGTAACGAAATAAAGAGCGACAAGGATTTATTTCATACAGTTGGCTGGGATAAAATTAATCCAGCAACAGGTCCTGTATTTGTAAAAGGGGCTAGCCCAGGAGATACAATCAAGGTTGATATTCTGGATATTAAAATTGCTCATCAGGGAGTGATGTCGATAACACCTGAGATGGGGGCATTAGCCGGCTGTTTCGCACAAGAAAAGACTAAAATTATATCGATAAAAGAGGGCATGGCTGTTTTTAATGAGACGCTGCAATTACCGATTAATCCAATGATTGGTGTTATTGGTACAGCTCCGTTAGATGAAGATGTGCCGACTGGAACGCCGAAAGACCATGGTGGAAACATGGACTGTAAGCGTATTAGGAAAGGCGCAACGCTTTATTTACCTGTCAATGTCAATGGTGCTCTTCTGGCCATGGGGGATGCTCATGCGGTGATGGGAGATGGTGAAGTTGTTATTTGCGGACTGGAAATCCCTGCCGAAATTACAGTTAAAGTTACTGTTATTAAAGGTCAGCCTTACCCACTTCCATTTTTAGCTGATGATGAATATGTGATGACGATCGCATCTTCAGAAACACTAGATGAAGCTTCCAAACGAGCAACTAAAAACATGCATACCTTCCTTGTAAATGAGGTGAAGATGGAGGAGCATGAAGCAGCAATGTTTTTATCTCTAGGAGCAGATTTGAAAATATGTCAAATTGTTGATCCGCTAATGACAGCGAGGATGGAACTCCCTACTTGGGTGCTTGAAAAATATAATTATAAGTTAGTGTAG
- the codB gene encoding cytosine permease: MKNIDKEFSLTAVPSSYRNGFWKTLVVMLGLTFFSASMWSGGELGQGLSFIQFIAIVLAGNLILGAYTGLLAYMAAKTGLSTHLLARYAFGKKGSYLASFLLAFTQIGWFGVGTAMFAVPVQKVTGIDIYVLIAVAGILMTFTAFFGMKALAMISFIAVPLIALLGGASVIKATESLGGWQGLLQYEPAETMTLAVALTICIGSFISAGTLTPDFTRFARRKRSAVIATVVAFFIGNSLMFLFGAVGSVATGQADISEVMFMQNLILPAIIVLGLNIWTTNDNALYASGLGLSNITKIPKHKIVIFNGIIGTLGAMWLYENFVGFLTMLGSALPPIGAILLADFFIIHRGNYRAFHEMTFKAVNWIALFAWGAGIAAATLLPGIPPINALISSAVIHVAGTKLIMSAKEKEVMLPNTEKVGH, encoded by the coding sequence ATGAAAAACATCGATAAAGAATTCTCACTGACAGCAGTACCTTCATCTTATCGCAACGGCTTTTGGAAAACACTCGTAGTTATGCTCGGGCTAACCTTTTTCTCGGCTAGCATGTGGTCTGGTGGAGAACTAGGACAAGGGCTATCGTTTATACAATTTATCGCGATTGTCCTTGCAGGTAATCTTATTTTAGGCGCATATACCGGTTTATTAGCATATATGGCTGCAAAAACAGGATTGTCTACGCATCTGCTTGCTCGTTACGCATTTGGGAAGAAAGGGTCTTATCTTGCCTCATTTTTATTAGCTTTTACACAAATTGGCTGGTTCGGAGTTGGAACAGCAATGTTTGCAGTACCAGTACAAAAAGTTACAGGCATTGACATTTATGTCCTCATCGCTGTTGCTGGCATATTAATGACATTTACAGCTTTCTTCGGAATGAAAGCATTGGCTATGATTAGCTTTATTGCTGTACCATTAATCGCCCTTCTTGGAGGGGCTTCTGTTATAAAAGCAACAGAAAGTTTAGGAGGATGGCAAGGCTTATTGCAATATGAACCGGCGGAAACGATGACTTTAGCAGTTGCCCTTACCATTTGTATTGGTTCTTTCATCAGTGCAGGGACATTAACTCCTGATTTCACAAGGTTTGCCCGGAGAAAACGGTCGGCAGTAATTGCTACAGTAGTCGCCTTTTTCATCGGAAACTCACTCATGTTCTTGTTTGGTGCGGTGGGCTCGGTTGCAACTGGTCAAGCTGATATTTCTGAAGTAATGTTCATGCAGAATTTAATTCTCCCAGCGATTATCGTCTTAGGCTTAAACATTTGGACAACAAATGATAATGCTTTGTATGCTTCAGGACTTGGACTTTCAAATATTACCAAAATACCAAAACATAAGATCGTCATTTTTAATGGAATTATTGGGACGCTGGGGGCAATGTGGCTGTATGAGAATTTCGTAGGATTTTTAACTATGCTTGGTTCTGCGTTACCCCCAATCGGCGCTATCTTGTTAGCTGATTTTTTCATCATCCATCGTGGCAATTATCGTGCGTTCCATGAAATGACATTTAAAGCTGTTAATTGGATTGCTTTATTTGCTTGGGGCGCAGGAATTGCCGCAGCGACTTTATTACCAGGCATACCACCAATTAATGCGTTAATTAGTTCAGCAGTCATCCATGTTGCAGGTACCAAGCTTATTATGAGTGCAAAGGAAAAAGAAGTTATGCTTCCTAACACAGAAAAGGTGGGTCACTAA
- a CDS encoding HAD family hydrolase, whose translation MNQVKLMIFDMDGLLFDTERIAFQALKKAMKNADYELTLDIYRKIIGAGKQEDEAILKDVYGEEFSFSLVLDDYLHESEKILKTDGLRIMEGVTELLDILDERKIKKCVASSSSLETIQRYLTMTNLKDRFDFYMSGDEVERGKPHPDIFLEACQRADESPEVAIVLEDSPNGLRAAYRAGIKCIVVPDLVVPDEEMENRAYRIVTSLVDVCHLFTASQSK comes from the coding sequence ATGAATCAAGTGAAATTAATGATTTTTGATATGGACGGTTTGCTGTTCGACACAGAACGAATTGCTTTCCAAGCCTTAAAAAAAGCGATGAAAAATGCCGACTATGAGTTAACGTTGGATATATACCGAAAAATAATTGGTGCTGGAAAGCAGGAAGACGAAGCAATATTAAAAGATGTATACGGTGAAGAATTTTCCTTTAGCCTTGTTTTAGATGACTATCTCCATGAATCTGAGAAAATCTTAAAAACGGATGGCTTAAGAATAATGGAAGGAGTCACGGAATTACTAGATATATTAGACGAGCGAAAAATTAAAAAGTGTGTTGCTTCTTCTAGTTCACTGGAAACGATTCAGCGCTACTTAACAATGACAAATTTAAAAGATCGATTTGATTTTTATATGAGCGGTGATGAAGTAGAACGAGGAAAACCGCATCCTGATATTTTCTTGGAAGCATGTCAACGTGCTGATGAAAGCCCGGAAGTAGCCATTGTCTTAGAAGACTCCCCAAACGGCTTACGGGCAGCATATAGAGCAGGTATCAAGTGTATTGTCGTTCCCGATTTAGTCGTCCCTGATGAGGAAATGGAAAACAGAGCATATCGAATTGTTACTAGTTTAGTAGATGTTTGCCATTTGTTTACAGCATCACAATCAAAATAA
- a CDS encoding pullulanase encodes MDLKEKRSGVKIIDNALIVDENVHPDETITVQATYDGYISQKEITIQPTNEQAKSDEQVTQTIRIHYEREDQNYDGWNIWVWDDVAAPSEGWPDGAVSAAGIDEHGTYYDIQLAKDAEKIGFLFVNKRSGEQTGNYHFSMLEHKEIFVKDGDEQVYTDPNGKIETALLFGEIVSKDTIQLRFSSIKDLGLKKLLSDIVVQDENGNKINIINGKKVDQKVLEVNGEFAAINTSLTVTYGDKTLKLTDSWKLIDELYAYDGDLGATLHTNGTATLKVWAPKAANVTVVLYDKGNQYKVIRDEIPMQLGERGVWEVKLNKENTGLDNLKGYYYHYKMTHNGKTKLTLDPYAKSMAAWANPGNGGKYSIGKAAIVDPSEIGPALNFANIDGFTKREDAIIYEVHVRDFTSDPAIEGELNARFGTFSSFIDKLDYIKELGVTHIQLLPVMSYYFANEWDNDKRLLDWSSTGNNYNWGYDPHSYFSLSGMYSENPDDPELRIAEFKRLIHEIHKRDMGVVLDVVYNHTAKVEIFEDLLPNYYHFMDKDGTPRESFGGGRLGTTHAMSRKVLVDSVSYWVEEFKIDGFRFDMMGDHDAESIQVAYDRAKQLNPNIIMIGEGWRTYVGDEGEKVVPADQDWMQHTDSVAVFSDEFRNELKSGFGSEGQPRFLTGGARNIQQIFDNVTANPHNFVADDPGDVVSYIAAHDNLTLHDVIAQSIMKDSEYHEEEIHKRIRIGNAMVLTAQGKAFIHAGQEFGRTKQFRTETLEAPYKSTYMTDKEGKPFLYPYFIHDSYDSTDAINKIDWKMATDKEQYPIQHATREYTAGLIKLRRSTDAFSLGTMEKIKTNVKRIEAPEIQEEDLVIGYQASSSDGSEVYQVFVNADSKERKLTLKNTYLTKGKVIVDANTAGTEEIKHPTGVKIAANQIKLAPLTTVIVKMNHKNGDTEETDNTHTPGHNEPGQEKETDKEQTTEVDKDKNKERGLNQDKNKERGNQDENKEQELNQDKKQMGEGNKVTKKQGEELPNTATSFYNWLLAGFIFVLAGVGLYIYKRRK; translated from the coding sequence ATGGACTTAAAAGAAAAAAGAAGTGGTGTGAAGATAATTGATAACGCTTTAATTGTGGATGAGAATGTCCACCCCGATGAAACAATTACTGTTCAGGCAACGTATGATGGTTATATTTCGCAGAAAGAGATAACCATTCAACCGACAAATGAGCAGGCTAAATCCGATGAACAGGTTACACAGACGATTCGTATCCACTATGAACGCGAAGACCAGAATTATGATGGATGGAACATTTGGGTATGGGATGATGTTGCTGCCCCGTCTGAAGGGTGGCCGGATGGAGCAGTAAGCGCTGCTGGCATTGATGAGCATGGTACTTACTACGATATTCAACTAGCAAAAGATGCAGAGAAAATTGGTTTTTTATTTGTAAATAAGCGTAGCGGAGAGCAAACAGGAAATTATCATTTTTCGATGTTAGAGCATAAAGAAATTTTTGTTAAAGATGGTGATGAACAGGTGTATACTGACCCAAACGGGAAAATAGAAACAGCCCTTCTTTTTGGGGAAATTGTATCCAAGGATACGATTCAATTGCGTTTCTCCAGTATAAAAGATTTAGGCTTAAAGAAATTACTAAGTGACATCGTAGTGCAGGACGAAAATGGGAACAAAATAAACATAATCAATGGCAAGAAAGTCGATCAAAAAGTATTAGAGGTTAATGGAGAATTTGCCGCTATTAATACATCACTTACTGTAACTTATGGTGATAAAACGCTAAAACTAACAGACAGTTGGAAGTTAATAGATGAGCTGTATGCTTATGATGGAGACTTAGGTGCAACATTACATACCAACGGGACAGCAACGTTAAAGGTATGGGCACCAAAAGCAGCAAATGTAACCGTTGTACTATATGACAAAGGCAACCAATATAAAGTAATTCGCGATGAAATACCAATGCAACTAGGTGAGCGGGGCGTGTGGGAAGTAAAGCTCAATAAAGAAAATACGGGCTTGGACAATCTTAAAGGCTATTATTATCATTATAAGATGACACATAATGGAAAGACAAAGCTAACTCTTGATCCATACGCAAAATCAATGGCAGCATGGGCAAATCCAGGAAATGGTGGGAAATATTCAATAGGAAAGGCAGCAATTGTCGATCCATCTGAGATTGGTCCAGCATTAAATTTTGCTAATATTGATGGTTTTACAAAGCGTGAAGATGCTATTATTTACGAAGTCCATGTGAGAGATTTCACATCAGATCCTGCGATCGAAGGTGAACTAAATGCCCGATTTGGTACATTTTCTTCCTTTATTGATAAACTGGATTATATTAAAGAATTAGGTGTCACACATATTCAGCTGCTTCCTGTCATGAGTTATTATTTTGCTAATGAGTGGGATAATGATAAGAGATTACTAGATTGGTCATCGACTGGGAATAATTATAATTGGGGGTATGATCCACATAGTTATTTTTCACTATCTGGGATGTATTCTGAAAATCCGGATGATCCTGAACTGCGAATTGCGGAATTTAAGCGGTTAATCCATGAAATTCATAAACGAGATATGGGTGTAGTTTTGGATGTCGTGTATAACCATACTGCTAAAGTTGAGATTTTTGAGGATTTGCTGCCAAATTACTATCATTTTATGGACAAGGATGGTACTCCTCGTGAAAGCTTTGGTGGAGGACGTCTTGGTACGACTCATGCTATGTCACGGAAAGTACTCGTCGATTCCGTCTCATACTGGGTAGAAGAATTCAAAATTGACGGTTTCCGCTTTGATATGATGGGAGATCACGATGCAGAAAGTATTCAAGTGGCTTATGATAGAGCAAAGCAGTTAAATCCAAATATAATCATGATTGGAGAGGGATGGCGAACGTACGTTGGTGATGAAGGAGAAAAAGTGGTGCCAGCGGATCAGGATTGGATGCAGCATACGGATAGTGTTGCTGTTTTCTCCGATGAATTTAGAAATGAATTGAAATCGGGTTTTGGCAGTGAAGGTCAACCAAGATTTCTTACCGGTGGGGCTAGAAACATTCAACAAATTTTTGATAATGTCACTGCAAATCCGCATAATTTTGTCGCTGATGATCCCGGTGATGTCGTTTCCTATATTGCTGCACATGATAATTTGACGTTGCACGATGTTATTGCTCAATCGATTATGAAAGACTCTGAATATCATGAAGAAGAAATCCATAAACGGATAAGAATTGGTAATGCGATGGTTTTAACCGCACAAGGGAAAGCCTTTATCCATGCTGGTCAAGAGTTTGGGAGAACAAAACAGTTTAGAACCGAGACGTTAGAAGCTCCGTATAAATCAACCTATATGACAGATAAAGAGGGAAAACCATTTCTTTATCCATATTTCATTCATGATTCGTATGATTCTACGGATGCTATTAATAAGATTGATTGGAAGATGGCAACGGATAAAGAACAATACCCGATTCAACATGCTACACGTGAATACACAGCAGGCTTAATCAAACTCCGACGCTCAACCGATGCGTTTTCGTTAGGGACTATGGAAAAGATAAAAACGAACGTAAAACGCATCGAAGCCCCAGAAATTCAAGAGGAAGATTTAGTGATCGGATATCAGGCATCGTCTTCTGATGGTTCGGAGGTGTATCAAGTATTTGTAAACGCAGATAGTAAAGAACGTAAACTTACGCTAAAGAATACGTATTTGACTAAAGGAAAAGTAATTGTGGATGCGAATACAGCTGGAACAGAGGAAATTAAGCATCCGACTGGTGTTAAAATAGCAGCTAACCAGATTAAGTTAGCACCGTTAACAACTGTTATTGTAAAGATGAACCATAAAAATGGGGACACAGAGGAGACTGATAATACACATACACCTGGTCACAATGAACCTGGGCAAGAAAAGGAGACAGATAAAGAACAAACGACGGAAGTGGATAAAGATAAAAACAAAGAACGAGGATTGAATCAAGATAAAAATAAAGAACGAGGGAACCAAGATGAAAACAAAGAGCAAGAATTAAATCAAGATAAAAAACAAATGGGTGAAGGAAATAAAGTAACGAAAAAGCAAGGAGAAGAGCTTCCTAATACAGCAACTTCCTTCTACAATTGGCTCTTAGCTGGCTTCATATTCGTTCTTGCCGGTGTAGGGTTATACATTTATAAGCGAAGAAAATAG
- a CDS encoding PTS galactitol transporter subunit IIC, with protein sequence MQVLQWFVDLGASVMLPIIIFVFALLLRTKVNKAFRAGLTIGIGFIAINLVIGLLGDSLGPAIESMVDQFGLTLHVIDVGWPAAAAISYGTALGSLTIPIGITLNMLLLTIGLTRTLNIDIWNFWHTAFTGSLVFALTDSFAMGIGTIILHHMLLFLLGDWIQKDVQSFYGYNNITFPHGASAPSYIVAKPLNYLFDRIPKFNKLEANEASIQKRLGVLGDSTVMGALLGLLIGILAGYDVKNVLQLAIQMSAVMLLLPRMVALIMEGLTPISEAAGAFVKKHFPGKDLYIGMDSALAVGHPIVLSASLLLVPITLLLAAILPGNKVLPFTDLATIPFLIALMVPVFRGNIVRTIIGGSIYIGIGLYIATWVAPLVTSTAIHAGFDMESYSNISALVDGAVWTTFPFVWLPNVLHWFSFVFLGAIIVILMIYVNKVRSN encoded by the coding sequence ATGCAAGTCTTACAATGGTTTGTTGACTTGGGAGCAAGTGTGATGCTTCCGATTATTATCTTTGTTTTTGCATTGCTATTACGAACAAAGGTGAATAAAGCGTTTCGGGCAGGTTTAACTATCGGAATTGGATTTATTGCTATTAATCTTGTTATTGGTTTATTAGGTGATAGTCTAGGACCGGCAATTGAATCGATGGTCGATCAGTTTGGATTAACGCTTCATGTCATTGATGTTGGGTGGCCAGCTGCAGCTGCAATATCTTATGGAACAGCTTTAGGCAGTTTAACCATTCCGATAGGTATAACTTTAAATATGCTTCTATTAACGATTGGACTTACTCGTACTCTTAATATTGATATTTGGAATTTTTGGCATACTGCTTTTACTGGTTCATTGGTTTTTGCGCTGACAGACAGTTTTGCTATGGGAATAGGGACAATCATTCTGCATCATATGTTATTGTTTTTACTCGGTGATTGGATACAGAAAGATGTTCAATCGTTTTATGGATATAATAATATTACCTTTCCGCACGGTGCATCTGCGCCTTCTTATATCGTTGCGAAGCCTCTAAATTATTTGTTTGACAGGATTCCAAAGTTTAATAAGCTGGAAGCAAACGAGGCCTCCATCCAAAAACGTTTAGGTGTTTTGGGTGACTCTACAGTTATGGGTGCACTTCTTGGTCTCCTCATAGGTATTCTGGCTGGATATGATGTGAAAAATGTATTGCAATTAGCTATACAAATGAGTGCGGTTATGTTGTTGTTGCCACGAATGGTAGCTTTAATAATGGAGGGGCTTACACCGATTTCAGAAGCAGCTGGAGCGTTCGTTAAAAAACACTTTCCAGGAAAAGATTTATATATTGGTATGGATAGTGCGTTAGCGGTAGGGCACCCAATTGTGTTGTCAGCATCGTTGTTGTTGGTACCTATTACTTTACTATTAGCTGCTATATTACCAGGAAATAAAGTATTGCCTTTTACAGATTTAGCCACTATTCCGTTTCTGATTGCTTTAATGGTTCCGGTGTTCAGAGGGAATATAGTCCGCACGATTATCGGTGGTTCCATTTATATTGGGATTGGTCTTTATATTGCAACTTGGGTAGCCCCTTTAGTAACAAGTACGGCGATTCATGCAGGTTTTGATATGGAAAGTTATTCGAATATTTCAGCACTCGTTGATGGAGCTGTTTGGACGACCTTTCCTTTTGTTTGGTTACCGAACGTACTCCATTGGTTCAGTTTTGTATTTTTGGGAGCAATAATAGTTATTTTGATGATATATGTGAATAAAGTAAGATCTAATTAA
- a CDS encoding PTS sugar transporter subunit IIB, whose translation MAKKILVICGTGVATSTIVIERLKDWLEKENLANKVTLFQSSVANEIGRLDTYDMVVSTTIVPDEKKDKVIDGVPLLSGIGTEETYQRIREKILQEDK comes from the coding sequence ATGGCAAAGAAAATACTAGTTATATGTGGAACAGGTGTAGCAACTTCCACGATAGTGATAGAAAGGTTAAAGGATTGGCTGGAAAAAGAAAATTTAGCAAATAAAGTGACGCTTTTTCAATCAAGCGTAGCAAATGAAATAGGTCGGTTGGATACGTATGATATGGTTGTTTCAACGACTATTGTCCCTGACGAAAAGAAAGACAAGGTGATTGACGGAGTACCATTGTTATCTGGAATTGGAACAGAAGAAACATATCAACGGATACGTGAAAAGATACTCCAAGAAGATAAGTGA